In a single window of the Thermodesulfobacteriota bacterium genome:
- a CDS encoding uroporphyrinogen decarboxylase family protein: MHPVERIYKTFEGKPVDRVPCFCAMMESRTANEIIGKPFISEEKFANFPVNRFLLDNLPEKLTRPIARSTLVRTIKRRNLAQVKMGFDLVWAYYDDSWHYPDSKTIVFTTGSIYNMIPDGFGSMTYMYRGPGINTPEEFDAWPYWPDTDEMAHRVYTYYKKFLAENGDKTCVMTQGFFGGLQESMNWTFGIAKVPIWIKKHPDYTKRFLDIVEEINFKTHTAMMDAGTPVIIITDDFAFKTGPFMSPKMVEDVFGERYKRLFRNIHQRGRKVVLHSCGDNTKLFDVFAGWGVDGLHAFENTSNVDIFSIKKSHGERFTIMGGVGIDYLLTERSKDGEVVDKVKELISRLGPGGRFIIGPTHSEDSMPAHKLRVMLDAARKYGSYPLA, translated from the coding sequence ATGCATCCGGTTGAAAGAATTTACAAGACGTTCGAAGGTAAGCCGGTGGACAGGGTTCCCTGTTTCTGCGCCATGATGGAAAGCCGGACCGCCAATGAAATCATCGGCAAGCCGTTCATATCCGAAGAAAAATTCGCGAATTTCCCGGTTAACCGGTTTCTGCTGGACAACCTGCCTGAAAAACTGACCCGGCCGATAGCCAGAAGCACCCTGGTCAGAACGATCAAACGGCGGAACCTGGCCCAGGTGAAGATGGGCTTTGACCTGGTCTGGGCCTATTATGATGATTCCTGGCATTATCCGGACTCAAAAACCATCGTGTTTACCACCGGCTCTATATACAACATGATTCCGGACGGGTTCGGCAGCATGACGTACATGTACCGGGGGCCCGGCATCAATACCCCGGAAGAGTTCGACGCCTGGCCCTACTGGCCGGACACCGATGAAATGGCCCACCGGGTCTATACTTATTATAAAAAATTCCTGGCTGAAAACGGCGACAAGACCTGCGTCATGACCCAGGGGTTTTTCGGCGGCCTCCAGGAATCCATGAACTGGACCTTTGGCATCGCCAAGGTCCCGATATGGATCAAGAAGCACCCGGATTACACCAAGCGGTTCCTGGATATCGTCGAAGAGATCAATTTCAAGACCCACACCGCCATGATGGACGCCGGCACGCCGGTCATCATCATCACCGATGATTTTGCCTTCAAGACCGGGCCCTTCATGAGCCCCAAAATGGTGGAAGATGTTTTCGGCGAGCGCTACAAACGCCTGTTCAGGAATATCCATCAGCGGGGCAGGAAAGTGGTGCTTCACTCCTGCGGGGACAACACCAAGCTGTTTGATGTTTTCGCGGGATGGGGGGTGGACGGACTTCATGCCTTTGAGAACACGTCCAACGTCGATATTTTCAGCATCAAGAAATCACACGGTGAGCGATTTACCATTATGGGCGGCGTCGGCATCGATTACCTCCTGACGGAGCGGTCCAAAGACGGGGAAGTCGTCGACAAGGTCAAGGAGCTGATCAGCCGGCTCGGCCCCGGCGGGCGTTTCATCATCGGCCCCACCCACAGTGAGGACAGCATGCCGGCGCACAAGCTGCGGGTCATGCTGGACGCGGCCAGAAAGTACGGTTCGTATCCGCTCGCGTAG